Proteins encoded together in one Streptomyces umbrinus window:
- a CDS encoding IclR family transcriptional regulator produces the protein MGEHDGPTLITSVQRAFRLLEAVSAHQNGAPAKQLARETGLPLATAYHLLRTLVHDGYLRKLDDGGFVLGDKLQVMQSTGRGQALLSRVRPTLAALRDELTTAAYLTFYEEGEIRVAEIVDGPRAPRVDLWVGFEDAGHATALGKAVLRELDEENRKDYLSRHHLADLTPRTITSRPELLRRLDTSPVAPAVTDLEEYALGTVCVAVPVYSGDTLGSLGVSMPVDRLSRLQDIRERLIPTANRVTRSLSLTI, from the coding sequence ATGGGCGAGCACGACGGCCCCACCCTCATCACGTCCGTCCAGCGGGCCTTCCGCCTCCTGGAGGCCGTCAGCGCGCACCAGAACGGGGCACCGGCGAAGCAGCTGGCACGCGAGACGGGCCTGCCCCTGGCCACCGCTTACCACCTGCTGCGGACGCTGGTCCACGACGGATACCTGCGGAAACTGGACGACGGCGGCTTCGTCCTGGGCGACAAGCTGCAGGTGATGCAGAGCACGGGGCGTGGTCAGGCGCTGCTCAGCCGTGTCCGCCCCACGCTCGCCGCGCTGCGCGACGAGCTCACGACCGCCGCCTACCTCACCTTCTACGAGGAGGGCGAGATCCGGGTCGCCGAGATCGTCGACGGCCCCCGGGCGCCCCGCGTCGACCTCTGGGTGGGCTTCGAGGACGCGGGCCACGCCACCGCGCTGGGCAAGGCCGTGCTCAGGGAGCTGGATGAGGAGAACCGCAAGGACTACCTCTCCAGGCACCACCTCGCCGACCTCACACCGCGGACGATCACCAGCAGGCCGGAACTGCTCAGGCGTCTGGACACCTCACCCGTGGCCCCAGCGGTCACGGACCTGGAGGAGTACGCCCTGGGCACGGTCTGCGTCGCTGTGCCCGTCTACAGCGGGGACACGCTCGGCTCGCTCGGTGTCTCGATGCCGGTGGACCGGCTTTCCCGGCTGCAGGACATCCGGGAGCGGCTGATTCCGACCGCGAACCGCGTGACCAGGAGCCTGTCGCTCACTATCTGA
- the rraA gene encoding ribonuclease E activity regulator RraA, with translation MKPTADLYDEHGDDLQSCTTQFRLFGARTSFEGAVTTVRCHEDNVILKATLGEPGAGRVLVVDGGGSLGAALMGDLIADLGASSGWEGVVINGAVRDVEALSKINIGVKALGSNPRKSRKEGVGDRDVEVSFGGVTFKPGCHLYSDTDGILVTRA, from the coding sequence ATGAAGCCCACAGCCGACCTCTACGACGAGCACGGGGACGACCTCCAGTCGTGCACCACCCAGTTCCGGCTCTTCGGTGCCCGGACATCGTTCGAGGGTGCCGTCACGACCGTGCGATGCCACGAGGACAACGTGATCCTCAAGGCCACCCTCGGTGAGCCCGGCGCGGGGCGGGTGCTCGTAGTCGACGGCGGCGGTTCGCTGGGCGCCGCTCTGATGGGCGATCTCATCGCGGACCTGGGCGCGTCCAGCGGCTGGGAGGGTGTCGTCATCAATGGCGCCGTCCGCGATGTCGAGGCACTGTCGAAGATCAACATTGGTGTGAAGGCCCTCGGATCCAACCCCCGGAAGAGCCGTAAGGAGGGTGTCGGGGACAGGGACGTCGAGGTTTCCTTCGGCGGAGTGACGTTCAAGCCCGGCTGCCACCTCTACAGCGACACCGACGGGATCCTTGTCACTCGCGCATAG
- a CDS encoding methyltransferase domain-containing protein, which produces MSRRDVPHAFTAVDSQARPAELVEVLKRLTAEPFYGAYKQRLRELLHARPGGRFLDVGAGAGDGALALSAESGARVVGADTSLTMATTMKGAGLGHVVVADGHRLPFRDPCFDGAWADRVLQHVEDPARVVDEMSRVVRPGGRIVLADPDYATQVLDIEDQHLAAQVLRFRAEANLRNGTLAHRHAGMLAARALEDIAVEAHTLVVRDPTAVDNVMGLRSWAHTAAARGHLDAADADRFVAQFDQAVRTGRFTYAVTFFLTSGTLPISGGSRSTRGTARE; this is translated from the coding sequence ATGAGCCGCCGCGACGTGCCACACGCCTTCACCGCGGTCGACAGCCAAGCCCGGCCGGCCGAGCTCGTCGAGGTCCTGAAGCGGCTGACCGCCGAGCCGTTCTACGGGGCCTACAAACAGCGGTTGCGAGAACTCCTGCATGCTCGTCCCGGCGGCCGATTCCTCGACGTGGGCGCCGGAGCGGGGGACGGTGCGCTGGCTCTGAGCGCCGAATCGGGAGCACGGGTCGTCGGAGCGGACACTTCCCTGACGATGGCCACCACGATGAAGGGGGCGGGCCTCGGACACGTAGTCGTGGCGGACGGGCACCGTCTCCCGTTCCGGGACCCGTGCTTCGACGGCGCCTGGGCGGATCGCGTGCTCCAGCACGTGGAGGATCCGGCGCGGGTCGTCGACGAGATGTCCCGCGTGGTCCGCCCAGGCGGCCGGATCGTACTGGCCGACCCCGACTACGCCACCCAGGTCCTCGACATCGAGGACCAGCACCTCGCAGCCCAGGTGCTGCGCTTCCGCGCCGAGGCCAACCTGCGCAACGGCACGCTGGCGCATCGACATGCCGGCATGCTCGCCGCCCGCGCCCTGGAAGACATCGCGGTGGAAGCCCACACCCTCGTCGTCCGCGACCCGACGGCGGTCGACAACGTGATGGGACTCCGAAGCTGGGCCCACACCGCTGCCGCCCGCGGACACCTCGACGCTGCCGACGCCGACCGGTTCGTCGCCCAGTTCGATCAAGCGGTCCGCACCGGACGCTTCACCTACGCCGTCACGTTCTTCCTGACTTCAGGGACGTTGCCGATCTCAGGGGGCTCTCGCAGTACACGCGGTACTGCCAGGGAATGA
- the icmF gene encoding fused isobutyryl-CoA mutase/GTPase IcmF, which yields MSDLHRPVHPIRLVTASALFDGHDASINIMRRIFQSQGAEVIHLGHNRSVQEVVDAALEEDAHGVAVSSYQGGHVEYFEYLVDSLRRQGAEHVRVVGGGGGVIVPEEITRLRNSGVTIFSPEDGQRMGLAGMVNTVVKDCDFDLWDGKPADVAAVLAGDRFAIARAITGAELGKLPADLVEQLRAAGAVRSTPVVGITGTGGSGKSSLTDELVRRFRLDQQDKLRIAVIAVDPTRRRGGGALLGDRIRMNSLDGNRIFFRSLATRGSHELPEHLSEVIDVVKAAGFDLVIVETPGIGQGDAAIVPFVDTSMYVMTPEFGAASQLEKIDMLDFADVVAINKFERRGAKDALRDVGRQLVRNREAFGKGPQDMPVIGTSAATFNDDGVTALYQYVKAALAEHGLPLSEGTLAPVDVRHSSGIRQVVPADRVRYLAEITDSVRGYHAATELLAEAARRVQRLEAVEGELLAAGSEAGNVQSLLDGARKQLPQDVREQIANWPAVVASYSGDELVVKARDKEIRTQLTRESLSGNKIPRVSLPRFTDHGELVRFWRRENLPGHFPFAAGVFPFKRDGEDPARMFAGEGDPFRTNRRFKLLSEGQPATRLSTAFDSVTLYGRDPDERPDIYGKVGTSGVSVATLDDMKTLYDGFDLIAPTTSVSMTINGPAPTVLAFFLNTAIDQQVERFRTAEGRDPSPEETTELSAHALANVRGTVQADILKEDQGQNTCLFSTEFSLRMMADIQEWFIANKVRNFYSVSISGYHIAEAGANPISQLAFTLANGFTYVEAYLARGMNIDDFAPNLSFFFSNGMDPEYSVLGRVARRIWAVAMKEKYGANERSQKLKYHVQTSGRSLHAQEMDFNDIRTTLQALIAIYDNCNSLHTNAYDEAVTTPTEDSVRRALAIQLIINREWGLAMNENPLQGSFIIDELTDLVEESVLQEFERISERGGVLGAMETGYQRGRIQDESMLYEQRKHDGTLPLIGVNTFRNPHADTAEPVVIELARATEDEKQSQLERVRDYQSRHRDPAHAALAALKDAAVSGDNVFAVLMETARVCSLQQITDAFFEVGGQYRRNV from the coding sequence ATGAGCGACCTGCACCGCCCCGTGCACCCCATCCGTCTGGTCACCGCGTCGGCGCTGTTCGACGGGCATGACGCGTCGATCAACATCATGCGGCGGATCTTCCAGTCCCAAGGGGCCGAGGTGATCCATCTCGGGCACAACCGGTCGGTGCAGGAGGTCGTGGACGCGGCCCTCGAGGAGGACGCACACGGTGTGGCGGTCTCGTCCTACCAGGGCGGGCACGTGGAGTACTTCGAGTACCTGGTCGACTCGCTGCGCCGGCAGGGAGCCGAGCACGTGCGCGTGGTGGGCGGCGGGGGCGGCGTCATCGTGCCCGAGGAGATCACCCGGCTGCGCAACAGCGGGGTGACCATCTTCTCCCCGGAGGACGGCCAGCGCATGGGCCTCGCCGGGATGGTCAACACGGTGGTGAAGGACTGCGACTTCGACCTCTGGGACGGCAAGCCCGCCGACGTGGCCGCCGTCCTCGCGGGCGACCGGTTCGCGATCGCCCGCGCGATCACGGGTGCGGAACTCGGCAAGCTGCCCGCGGATCTCGTGGAGCAGTTGCGTGCCGCCGGGGCCGTACGCAGCACGCCGGTGGTCGGCATCACCGGCACCGGCGGTTCGGGCAAGTCGTCGCTCACCGACGAGTTGGTGCGCCGGTTCCGTCTCGACCAGCAGGACAAGCTGCGGATCGCGGTGATCGCGGTCGACCCGACCCGCCGTCGTGGCGGTGGTGCGCTGCTCGGTGACCGGATCCGGATGAACTCCCTCGACGGGAACCGGATCTTCTTCCGGAGCCTCGCCACCCGGGGCAGCCACGAGCTGCCCGAGCACCTTTCCGAGGTGATCGACGTGGTCAAGGCCGCCGGTTTCGACCTGGTGATCGTCGAGACGCCGGGCATCGGCCAGGGCGACGCGGCGATCGTGCCGTTCGTGGACACCTCGATGTACGTGATGACGCCGGAGTTCGGCGCCGCCTCGCAGCTCGAGAAGATCGACATGCTCGACTTCGCCGACGTCGTGGCGATCAACAAGTTCGAGCGGCGCGGTGCCAAGGACGCGCTGCGCGACGTGGGACGCCAACTGGTCCGTAACCGCGAGGCGTTCGGGAAGGGGCCCCAGGACATGCCGGTCATCGGCACCTCGGCGGCCACGTTCAACGACGACGGTGTCACCGCGCTCTACCAGTACGTGAAGGCGGCGCTGGCCGAGCACGGGTTGCCGTTGTCCGAGGGCACGCTGGCGCCGGTCGACGTGCGCCACTCCTCCGGCATCCGGCAGGTCGTTCCCGCGGACCGGGTGCGCTACCTCGCCGAGATCACCGACTCGGTCCGCGGGTACCACGCCGCCACCGAGCTGCTGGCCGAGGCCGCCCGGCGGGTTCAGCGCCTGGAAGCGGTCGAGGGTGAGCTGCTCGCGGCCGGCTCCGAAGCGGGGAACGTCCAGTCGCTGCTCGACGGCGCCCGCAAGCAGCTCCCGCAGGACGTCAGGGAGCAGATCGCGAATTGGCCCGCCGTCGTGGCCTCGTACTCCGGCGACGAGTTGGTCGTGAAAGCGCGGGACAAGGAGATCCGCACCCAGCTGACGCGTGAGTCGCTTTCGGGCAACAAGATCCCGCGCGTCTCACTGCCCCGGTTCACCGATCACGGGGAGCTGGTGCGGTTCTGGCGCCGCGAGAACCTGCCCGGCCACTTCCCGTTCGCCGCCGGGGTGTTCCCCTTCAAGCGCGACGGTGAGGACCCGGCGCGGATGTTCGCCGGCGAGGGAGATCCGTTCCGCACCAACCGACGCTTCAAGCTGCTGTCCGAGGGCCAGCCCGCCACCCGGCTGTCCACCGCCTTCGACTCGGTCACGCTCTACGGCCGTGACCCTGACGAGCGTCCCGACATCTACGGCAAGGTCGGCACGTCCGGCGTGTCGGTCGCGACCCTGGACGACATGAAGACGCTCTACGACGGCTTCGACCTGATCGCGCCGACGACCTCGGTGTCGATGACGATCAACGGCCCGGCCCCCACCGTGCTCGCGTTCTTCCTGAACACCGCCATCGACCAGCAGGTCGAAAGGTTCCGTACCGCCGAGGGCCGTGACCCCTCCCCCGAGGAGACGACCGAACTGAGTGCCCACGCACTGGCGAACGTGCGCGGCACGGTGCAGGCCGACATCCTCAAGGAGGACCAGGGACAGAACACCTGCCTGTTCTCCACCGAGTTCTCCCTGCGGATGATGGCCGACATCCAGGAGTGGTTCATCGCCAACAAGGTCCGCAACTTCTACTCGGTGTCCATCTCCGGCTACCACATCGCCGAGGCCGGGGCGAACCCCATCAGCCAGCTCGCCTTCACCCTCGCCAACGGCTTCACCTACGTGGAGGCCTACCTCGCGCGGGGCATGAACATCGACGATTTCGCCCCCAACCTGTCGTTCTTCTTCTCCAACGGCATGGACCCGGAGTACTCGGTCCTGGGCCGGGTCGCCCGCCGGATCTGGGCCGTCGCGATGAAGGAGAAGTACGGGGCCAACGAGCGCAGCCAGAAGCTGAAGTACCACGTCCAGACCTCAGGACGCTCCCTGCACGCCCAGGAGATGGACTTCAACGACATCCGCACCACTCTGCAGGCGCTCATCGCCATCTACGACAACTGCAACAGCCTGCACACCAACGCCTACGACGAGGCCGTGACCACCCCCACCGAGGACTCCGTCCGCCGGGCCCTGGCCATCCAGTTGATCATCAACAGGGAATGGGGTCTGGCCATGAACGAGAACCCCCTCCAGGGCTCGTTCATCATCGACGAACTCACCGATCTGGTCGAAGAGTCCGTCCTCCAGGAGTTCGAGCGGATCAGCGAGCGGGGTGGCGTGCTCGGCGCCATGGAGACCGGCTATCAGCGCGGCCGCATCCAGGACGAGTCGATGCTCTACGAGCAGCGCAAGCACGACGGCACCCTTCCCCTCATCGGCGTCAACACCTTCCGCAACCCGCACGCGGACACCGCCGAACCCGTCGTCATCGAGCTGGCCCGAGCCACGGAGGACGAGAAGCAGTCCCAGCTGGAGCGTGTGCGCGACTACCAGTCCCGCCACCGCGACCCGGCCCACGCGGCCCTGGCCGCCCTCAAGGACGCCGCCGTGAGCGGTGACAACGTCTTTGCCGTCCTCATGGAGACCGCCCGGGTCTGCTCGCTCCAGCAGATCACCGACGCCTTCTTCGAGGTGGGGGGCCAGTACCGCCGCAACGTCTGA
- a CDS encoding PaaI family thioesterase, translating to METLSLTHWIVNASGSTSSSSLRQSGPDELMGWACAAAGTPGMTISLQMRYHRPVPLRTPLRVHAQVTGAENRKISVAGSIATEEDPSTLLVAAGGIFVSPDPARARALFPSLRGT from the coding sequence ATGGAAACGTTGTCATTGACCCATTGGATCGTCAACGCTTCTGGCAGCACGAGTAGTTCATCCCTGCGACAGTCTGGTCCGGACGAGCTGATGGGGTGGGCGTGTGCCGCCGCCGGGACGCCGGGGATGACCATCTCCCTTCAGATGCGATACCACCGTCCCGTTCCTCTGCGGACACCCCTGCGCGTGCACGCCCAGGTCACCGGAGCCGAGAACCGCAAGATCTCAGTGGCCGGCTCCATCGCCACCGAAGAGGACCCCTCCACACTCCTGGTGGCGGCGGGCGGCATCTTCGTGTCACCGGACCCCGCCCGCGCCCGTGCTCTGTTCCCGAGCCTGCGCGGCACTTGA
- a CDS encoding glycoside hydrolase family 76 protein — protein sequence MPNFPSRRVMVGSGLAAMTAMATAPAAAAERSGPARALSRAIAAYSAIERHFGTKDGSGLVREQYPSAADDKPYSYEWPFSQVHIAALDLTAVDATYEPELARRSKAQEHFWNAGGGTTGLPGYDSYPVAPYGTGGDMFYDDNEWVGLAKVQRHLQTGDTAALARAKEIFALVRSGWDTDTSHAAPGGVFWTQADWSHDRNTVSNMPGAQLALRLHQITGEADYLNWARRFYDWTNTHLQRPDGLYWDHLDLKGTVEKTVWSYNQGVPVGVNVLLYEVTRDRAYLRRAERIAEAAYDYYVTQGRLFAQPVFFNSIFFKNLLLLESATKKDKYHQAMADYADQVWSTMRDPATGLVHFNAAGGTEAIQQAAFAQIYAVLAWPRAKWRTLY from the coding sequence ATGCCCAACTTTCCCTCTCGGCGAGTGATGGTCGGTTCCGGCCTGGCCGCGATGACAGCGATGGCCACCGCACCGGCAGCCGCAGCGGAACGCTCGGGTCCGGCCCGGGCGCTGTCGCGTGCCATCGCCGCGTACTCCGCGATCGAGAGACACTTCGGCACGAAGGACGGTTCCGGGCTGGTCCGCGAGCAGTATCCGTCGGCCGCCGACGACAAGCCCTACTCGTACGAATGGCCCTTCTCCCAGGTGCACATCGCCGCACTCGACCTCACGGCCGTGGACGCGACGTACGAGCCGGAACTGGCCCGACGGTCGAAAGCGCAGGAGCACTTCTGGAACGCCGGCGGAGGCACGACCGGGCTTCCCGGATACGACTCCTACCCCGTCGCCCCGTACGGCACGGGCGGCGACATGTTCTACGACGACAACGAATGGGTCGGCCTGGCGAAGGTCCAGCGCCATCTGCAGACCGGGGACACCGCCGCTCTGGCACGCGCGAAGGAGATCTTCGCCCTGGTCAGGTCCGGCTGGGACACCGATACGAGCCACGCCGCACCCGGCGGCGTCTTCTGGACCCAGGCCGACTGGAGCCACGACCGCAACACCGTCTCGAACATGCCGGGTGCCCAACTCGCCCTGCGCCTGCACCAGATCACCGGCGAGGCCGACTATCTGAACTGGGCGAGACGCTTCTACGACTGGACGAACACGCATCTGCAGCGCCCCGACGGCCTGTACTGGGACCACCTCGACCTCAAGGGCACCGTCGAGAAGACCGTCTGGTCCTACAACCAGGGCGTGCCGGTCGGCGTCAACGTTCTCCTCTACGAGGTCACCCGCGACCGCGCCTATCTGCGCCGGGCCGAGCGGATCGCCGAGGCCGCGTACGACTACTACGTCACGCAGGGGCGGCTGTTCGCGCAGCCCGTGTTCTTCAACTCGATCTTCTTCAAGAACCTGCTGCTCCTGGAGTCGGCGACCAAGAAGGACAAGTACCACCAGGCGATGGCCGACTACGCCGACCAGGTGTGGTCCACGATGCGCGACCCCGCCACCGGCCTCGTGCACTTCAACGCGGCCGGCGGTACGGAAGCGATCCAGCAGGCGGCATTCGCGCAGATCTATGCCGTGCTCGCGTGGCCCCGCGCCAAGTGGCGGACGCTCTACTGA
- a CDS encoding LacI family DNA-binding transcriptional regulator yields MSSRPPRHQNARPTMRDVAERAGVAVVTVSRVVNGIGTVREETAERVNAAISAIGYQRNEIARSLRPGQNSMTIGLLLGDLTNPFYASLAKAAVEVANRAGYAVLLSTADEDPEVERRAVGELIGRRVAGLIIVPDQGDHAFLNEINGHDHVPIVFVDRPATGAEADVVLVDNEDGGHKATQHLIDQGHRRIAILVAPSYYSTGRRLRGYRKALRRSGISPDNDLVVTLSRGTAEEAESATHTLLTSDRPPTAVFSTTGFLTEGVLRACRQLQTTVAVVGFDDFKLADMLPTPVTVVTSDTEELGRHAAHLLLDRINGDDAPSRRVVLPVQLIARGTGEIGHP; encoded by the coding sequence GTGAGCAGTCGTCCCCCGCGCCACCAGAACGCCAGGCCCACGATGCGCGATGTCGCGGAGCGTGCCGGAGTCGCCGTCGTCACCGTCTCCCGCGTCGTCAACGGCATCGGAACGGTCCGCGAGGAGACGGCCGAGCGGGTGAACGCGGCTATCAGCGCCATCGGTTACCAGCGCAACGAGATCGCGCGCTCGCTGCGTCCCGGACAGAACTCGATGACCATCGGGCTGCTGCTCGGCGACCTGACCAACCCGTTCTACGCGTCCCTGGCCAAGGCCGCCGTCGAAGTGGCCAACAGGGCCGGCTACGCGGTCCTCCTCAGCACGGCCGACGAGGACCCGGAGGTCGAACGCCGCGCCGTGGGCGAGCTCATCGGACGACGCGTCGCCGGGCTCATCATCGTCCCCGACCAGGGCGACCACGCGTTCCTCAACGAGATCAACGGCCATGACCACGTGCCCATCGTCTTCGTGGACCGGCCGGCCACCGGCGCCGAGGCCGACGTCGTGCTCGTCGACAACGAGGACGGCGGACACAAGGCCACCCAGCACCTCATCGACCAGGGTCACCGCCGGATCGCCATTCTCGTCGCCCCCTCCTACTACAGCACCGGCCGACGGCTGCGCGGCTACCGCAAGGCCCTCCGCCGCAGTGGCATCAGCCCCGACAACGACCTGGTCGTCACCCTGAGCCGCGGCACCGCCGAGGAGGCCGAGTCCGCCACCCACACCCTGCTCACCTCCGACCGTCCACCCACCGCGGTCTTCTCCACCACGGGATTCCTCACCGAGGGCGTCCTACGCGCTTGCCGGCAGCTCCAGACCACCGTCGCGGTCGTCGGCTTCGACGACTTCAAACTGGCCGACATGCTCCCTACTCCGGTCACCGTGGTCACCTCCGACACCGAGGAACTCGGCCGCCATGCCGCCCACCTTCTGCTGGACCGCATCAACGGCGACGACGCCCCCTCCCGCCGTGTCGTCCTCCCGGTCCAGCTGATCGCGCGCGGCACGGGAGAGATCGGGCACCCGTAG
- a CDS encoding ABC transporter substrate-binding protein — MKRLIRLAGALLTAGGLLATAACGGSSGEQSDGKATVTLMTWESAATNKAIDQALTGFHDPNITVKRIDTPNGNYSDKLAALTQAKKLPDLFWCGNDTEQQYTNQGLLTDWSSRLSGSSDFGASSFVSSTMKNWKTADGKIGGVPSLLNTYGIWYDIDAFKTAGITVPATGWTWDQMFDAAAELHAKGAKYGLVADALTSTDGPFSLSTYALSAGGAPFADSVHQPTKTTIDATYTEGVRKVVAGIKSGAIAPPGYDISNQQALFASGQIPMLWSGQWLAAGFLTDKPKIKYGFAPLPQVTRPATLYDAVGICTPSYTQNADATFKVLKYLDSTVWTKVLPDSPVAAPAYLSAQKSYFGALDKSGQTTVASTVKEGLNTQTTIGVRFTTQWASQSNDLITAYWPDILNGKKPLSDLQTMTDKINDVIKSNG; from the coding sequence ATGAAACGATTGATCCGTCTCGCCGGAGCGTTGCTGACGGCGGGGGGACTGCTCGCGACGGCGGCCTGCGGCGGCTCGTCCGGAGAGCAGTCGGACGGCAAGGCGACGGTCACCCTCATGACCTGGGAGTCCGCTGCCACCAACAAGGCCATCGACCAGGCGCTGACCGGCTTTCACGACCCGAACATCACGGTCAAGCGCATCGACACCCCCAACGGCAACTACAGCGACAAACTCGCGGCCCTGACCCAGGCCAAGAAACTGCCCGACCTGTTCTGGTGCGGCAACGACACCGAGCAGCAGTACACCAACCAGGGCCTGCTCACCGACTGGTCCTCCCGGCTCTCCGGCTCCAGCGACTTCGGCGCGAGCAGCTTCGTCTCGTCCACCATGAAGAACTGGAAGACCGCCGACGGCAAGATCGGCGGTGTTCCCTCGCTGCTGAACACCTACGGCATCTGGTATGACATCGACGCCTTCAAGACCGCCGGCATCACCGTGCCCGCCACCGGGTGGACCTGGGACCAGATGTTCGACGCCGCCGCCGAACTGCACGCGAAGGGCGCCAAGTACGGCCTGGTCGCCGACGCGTTGACCTCCACGGACGGCCCCTTCTCTCTCAGCACGTACGCGCTGTCCGCGGGGGGCGCGCCGTTCGCCGACTCGGTCCACCAGCCCACGAAGACGACCATCGACGCGACGTACACCGAAGGCGTCCGCAAGGTCGTGGCGGGGATCAAGAGCGGGGCCATCGCACCGCCCGGCTACGACATCAGCAACCAGCAGGCGCTGTTCGCCTCCGGGCAGATCCCGATGCTGTGGAGCGGCCAGTGGCTTGCCGCCGGCTTCCTCACCGACAAGCCGAAGATCAAGTACGGGTTCGCGCCCCTTCCCCAGGTGACCAGGCCGGCCACCCTGTACGACGCCGTGGGCATCTGCACCCCGTCGTACACCCAGAACGCGGACGCCACCTTCAAGGTCCTCAAGTACCTCGACTCCACCGTGTGGACCAAGGTGCTGCCCGACTCCCCGGTCGCGGCCCCGGCCTACCTCTCGGCCCAGAAGTCCTACTTCGGCGCCCTCGACAAGTCCGGCCAGACGACGGTCGCGTCCACGGTCAAGGAGGGACTGAACACGCAGACCACCATCGGCGTGCGCTTCACCACCCAGTGGGCCAGCCAGTCGAACGACCTGATCACCGCGTACTGGCCGGACATCCTCAACGGCAAGAAGCCGCTCTCCGACCTCCAGACGATGACCGACAAGATCAACGATGTGATCAAGAGCAACGGTTAG
- a CDS encoding carbohydrate ABC transporter permease — MTTSPDVTRAPTTAPTTAPPAKPRGRAVRTASWYAVALLISSVMILPILWMLTVALKGPSAVFEVPPRLLPHEFHFKNFIDGPKVIHFPRLLLNSVVITGLSVIGGVMTSMMAGYALARLRFPGRKVWFYVFVGSMLLPPVVGIIPLFQLFKDIGWYDTWLPLIVPAFLGGNPLFIFLARQYFLSIPHSIDEAAKVDGAGHVRIFVSVMLPITKPAWITMSILAFQMSWNDYLNPLIYLYSSEKWPLSVGMASFASQFAGQTPDWNLYMATNLLYMLPPLAVFFVAQRYFIQGLSALGTVNQR, encoded by the coding sequence GTGACCACGTCTCCTGACGTCACGAGGGCGCCGACGACGGCGCCGACGACAGCCCCGCCGGCGAAGCCGCGCGGCAGGGCCGTACGCACGGCGTCCTGGTACGCCGTCGCGCTGCTGATCAGCTCGGTGATGATCCTGCCCATCCTGTGGATGCTCACGGTTGCGCTGAAGGGCCCCTCGGCGGTCTTCGAGGTCCCGCCGAGACTGCTGCCCCACGAGTTCCACTTCAAGAACTTCATCGACGGGCCGAAGGTCATCCACTTCCCGCGGCTGCTGCTGAACTCCGTCGTCATCACCGGTCTGTCGGTGATCGGCGGCGTGATGACCTCGATGATGGCCGGCTACGCCCTGGCCCGGCTGCGCTTCCCCGGCCGGAAGGTGTGGTTCTACGTCTTCGTCGGCAGCATGCTGCTGCCCCCGGTGGTCGGCATCATCCCGCTGTTCCAGCTGTTCAAGGACATCGGGTGGTACGACACCTGGCTGCCGCTGATCGTCCCGGCCTTCCTGGGCGGCAATCCGCTCTTCATCTTCCTCGCCCGCCAGTACTTCCTGTCGATCCCTCATTCCATCGACGAGGCGGCCAAGGTCGACGGCGCGGGACACGTCCGGATCTTCGTAAGCGTCATGCTCCCGATCACCAAGCCTGCCTGGATAACGATGTCAATCCTGGCCTTCCAGATGTCCTGGAACGACTACCTGAACCCGCTCATCTATCTGTACTCGTCGGAGAAGTGGCCGCTGAGCGTCGGCATGGCCTCTTTCGCCTCCCAGTTCGCAGGCCAGACCCCGGACTGGAACCTCTACATGGCCACCAACCTGCTCTACATGCTCCCGCCACTGGCCGTGTTCTTCGTCGCCCAGCGCTACTTCATCCAGGGCCTGAGCGCTCTGGGCACCGTCAACCAGCGCTGA